Proteins encoded within one genomic window of Fragaria vesca subsp. vesca linkage group LG1, FraVesHawaii_1.0, whole genome shotgun sequence:
- the LOC101306864 gene encoding uncharacterized protein LOC101306864, giving the protein MALEAPLLSKPSTRLSLNRRVIPTAAASLQLHREPHSPFSFAKATRRIPTTMLAAKAGAVTEPVTPVDSTPVRIVALVGKDSVSPLKGTPWEDVMLHTVKRLKWVDEGYEMLVFTDDICQSNDQNAVSFGMELQRADILVIVAVTNQESVEWIQTNSGNIGNIICFDSSPELQNKLGGSYIHREGKGDIFGKIFDTDKSKRSSESMEVVQTVSQAWKRHNSDDIRFCLLVIINGYIRPVPSLQNLRSKGLSTLSCMVKNCGPQILNCLLDPNCRKALQCLNECSPVDQVCNYRCIASYESPVLEAFSLCVLQKHNCLGLDAKIPDKPYVPPMVNFRGKDLCHETAEDLFVGWLGNLDWSWRVVAGQNPAYDQFPCQYQLFYRGKAKGSFWYEPVFQVKTLEGKMVWRRRKYRVKRNKVPGTFQFSVLDNGVVSNESWTIVDVADDLSWGLFYYCGAARVAGQSYTGAVLVSPDGAYPNDVHRSRLVSALENCGIKEWELFTVNNSSCANPPLGIPEGSRLHSVIEVKDQKSMSGLAEV; this is encoded by the exons ATGGCTCTGGAAGCTCCTCTACTCTCCAAACCCAGCACCCGCCTTTCACTGAACCGCCGTGTCATCCCCACCGCCGCCGCTTCTCTTCAACTTCACAGAGAACCTCATTCCCCATTTTCTTTCGCGAAAGCTACTCGTCGTATCCCAACTACCATGTTGGCTGCTAAGGCGGGTGCTGTGACGGAGCCGGTGACGCCAGTAGACTCAACGCCGGTGAGAATTGTGGCCCTCGTCGGCAAAGACAGCGTCAGCCCTTTAAAGGGTACGCCTTGGGAAGACGTCATGCTCCACACT GTGAAACGATTGAAATGGGTGGATGAAGGGTATGAGATGCTTGTATTTACGGATGATATTTGCCAATCTAATGATCAAAATGCAGTGAGTTTCGGGATGGAATTACAACGCGCGGATATTTTGGTGATTGTTGCTGTTACCAATCAAGAATCTGTCGAGTGGATTCAAACTAATAGTGGGAATATTGGAAACATAATCTGTTTCGACTCATCTCCCGAATTGCAAAACAAGCTAGGAGGATCTTATATTCACAGGGAAGGTAAAGGAGATATCTTTGGCAAAATATTTGACACTGACAAATCAAAGAGAAGCAGTGAATCAATGGAAGTGGTACAGACTGTGTCACAGGCGTGGAAGCGGCACAATTCTGATGATATAAGGTTTTGTTTGTTGGTTATAATCAATGGTTATATAAGGCCGGTGCCAAGCCTGCAGAATCTAAGATCAAAAGGTCTTTCTACTCTCAGCTGCATGGTGAAGAACTGTGGACCTCAGATATTAAACTGTCTCTTGGATCCCAACTGTAGGAAAGCTCTTCAATGCTTGAATGAGTGCAGTCCGGTGGATCAAGTGTGTAACTATCGGTGCATTGCTTCGTATGAGAGTCCAGTTCTAGAAGCATTTTCTCTGTGTGTGCTGCAGAAGCACAATTGTCTTGGGTTGGATGCAAAGATCCCTGACAAACCTTATGTGCCACCCATGGTTAACTTTCGAGGGAAGGACTTGTGCCACGAAACTGCTGAAGATCTTTTTGTTGGTTGGTTGGGAAATTTGGATTGGAGTTGGCGTGTCGTGGCAGGGCAGAACCCAGCATATGATCAATTCCCTTGCCAGTACCAACTCTTCTACAGGGGCAAGGCAAAAGGTTCATTTTGGTATGAGCCGGTTTTTCAGGTGAAAACACTGGAGGGGAAGATGGTTTGGAGGAGGCGGAAGTATCGTGTGAAGAGAAACAAAGTCCCAGGGACGTTCCAATTCAGTGTCTTGGACAATGGGGTTGTTTCAAATGAGTCCTGGACAATCGTGGATGTAGCCGATGATCTTAGTTGGGGTTTGTTTTACTACTGTGGTGCTGCAAGAGTTGCCGGACAATCTTATACTGGCGCTGTGCTTGTCAGTCCAGATGGTGCATACCCGAATGATGTGCATAGGAGTAGATTAGTTTCTGCTTTGGAGAACTGTGGTATTAAAGAGTGGGAGCTGTTTACAGTTAACAATTCTTCATGTGCAAATCCTCCGTTGGGGATTCCTGAGGGTTCACGTTTGCATTCCGTGATAGAAGTTAAAGATCAGAAATCTATGTCGGGTTTGGCAGAGGTATGA
- the LOC101294595 gene encoding uncharacterized protein LOC101294595 — MGYLSGFSLQPKTLLPNAQIVPHNLCYNSLKPQFLNPHLIKNPPFPLLKSISSHSNTPTHSSKLPNVYSALKPHKNLPTILVEKVVGLVIGTVVFVGCFNIRAAVALPAQTSSSSESLEEKRETQKGKSEEEEMYERVLEGDPRNFEALKVLVYGKMRRGETKEAVKYVEKLIGVEPDEVEWRLLLALCHEIMGELGTAKKLFQEILEERPLLLRALHGLALVMHKRREGPAVFVMLDKALKIAHREKRVIEERNIRILIAQMHVVKGQLEEGLNLFQDLVTEDPRDFRPYLCQGIIYSLLDQKKEAAEKFEIYRALVPEEVSQKGFLDDVVLAAKMKPGEQLQKEFDADFSSQKQV; from the exons ATGGGTTACTTGAGTGGCTTCTCTCTTCAACCCAAAACACTGTTACCCAACGCACAGATTGTTCCCCATAATCTCTGCTACAATTCACTCAAACCCCAATTCCTCAATCCTCACCTTATAAAAAACCCACCTTTTCCCCTACTCAAATCCATCTCTTCTCACTCAAACACCCCCACACACTCCTCAAAACTCCCAAATGTGTACTCTGCTCTCAAACCCCACAAGAATTTACCAACAATTTTGGTGGAAAAAGTAGTGGGTTTGGTTATAGGGACAGTTGTGTTTGTTGGGTGTTTCAATATCAGAGCAGCTGTGGCACTGCCAGCTCAAACAAGCAGTTCCAGTGAGAGTTTGGAGGAAAAGAGAGAGACCCAGAAAGGGAAGAGTGAGGAGGAAGAAATGTATGAGAGAGTTTTGGAGGGGGACCCAAGAAATTTTGAGGCTTTGAAAGTGCTTGTGTATGGGAAAATGAGGAGAGGGGAGACAAAGGAGGCTGTAAAGTATGTGGAGAAGTTGATTGGTGTCGAACCGGATGAAGTTGAGTGGAGGCTGTTGCTGGCTCTTTGTCATGAGATTATGGGGGAGTTGGGTACTGCTAAGAAATTGTTTCAGGAAATATTGGAGGAGAGGCCTCTTTTGCTCAGAGCTTTGCAT GGTCTAGCATTGGTTATGCACAAAAGGCGTGAAGGTCCAGCAGTTTTTGTGATGCTTGACAAGGCTTTAAAAATTGCACATCGGGAAAAAAGAGTGATCGAGGAGAGGAATATAAGAATTCTGATCGCACAGATGCACGTTGTAAAG GGGCAATTGGAAGAAGGCTTGAATTTATTTCAAGATCTTGTGACTGAGGATCCTCGAGATTTTCGACCTTATCTTTGCCAG GGAATTATCTACAGTCTACTGGATCAAAAGAAGGAAGCTGCAGAAAAGTTTGAAATATATAGGGCTCTTGTGCCTGAAGAAGTTTCTCAAAAGGGATTTCTTGACGATGTTGTGTTGGCAGCCAAAATGAAACCTGGGGAACAGCTTCAGAAGGAGTTTGATGCTGACTTTTCAAGCCAGAAGCAAGTTTAG
- the LOC101307159 gene encoding putative phosphatidylinositol N-acetylglucosaminyltransferase subunit C-like, translating into MESEMMTSSTWRKVAYGGMQPGFDDNHTDDSFLEEMVMNANVVKRDILKVMLDSVSISQYLCIVALVGLVWTYTLRSILNENSLLLLDVTLLGLGFLVLLLTKEMLSFNLFMRYLLNISFFISGLYVLAPIYQTLTTSISSNSIWAVTVALLVLHLFLHDYFGSTVRAPGALHNPTLTSCISLNASVVASVFIASCLRSRLQVFAIMLFSLQVFLFAPLVTYCIKKYSFRLHLWFSFGLMIATLVFVYTLHLLLFVMLLGLLVFVTVVCPYWLIRMQEYKFEIKGPWDEAKLCFDITD; encoded by the coding sequence ATGGAGAGCGAAATGATGACCTCTTCTACATGGAGAAAAGTTGCATACGGAGGCATGCAACCCGGGTTTGACGACAACCACACAGACGACTCATTCCTGGAAGAAATGGTGATGAATGCCAACGTTGTCAAACGTGACATTCTCAAAGTCATGCTCGACTCTGTCTCCATATCTCAGTACCTCTGCATTGTCGCTCTCGTAGGTTTGGTTTGGACCTACACCCTCAGATCAATCCTCAACGAAAACTCACTCTTGCTTCTTGACGTCACACTTCTCGGTTTAGGGTTCCTCGTTCTGCTTCTAACAAAAGAAATGCTCTCCTTCAATCTTTTCATGCGTTACTTGCTCAACATTTCGTTTTTCATTAGTGGTTTGTATGTTTTGGCTCCAATATACCAAACACTCACCACTTCCATTAGCTCCAATTCGATTTGGGCCGTCACGGTTGCGTTGCTTGTCCTGCATTTGTTCCTGCATGATTACTTTGGCTCCACTGTTAGGGCTCCTGGGGCTCTGCACAATCCCACACTGACAAGTTGTATTTCTTTGAATGCTTCTGTTGTGGCCTCAGTGTTCATTGCTTCTTGCCTCCGGTCTAGGTTGCAGGTTTTCGCAATCATGTTGTTCTCTCTGCAAGTGTTCCTTTTCGCTCCATTGGTTACATACTGTATTAAGAAGTATTCGTTCCGTTTACATCTTTGGTTTTCTTTTGGGCTGATGATTGCTACATTAGTGTTTGTTTATACCCTACATTTGTTGCTTTTTGTGATGTTGTTAGGATTGTTGGTTTTTGTCACTGTGGTTTGTCCGTATTGGCTGATCCGGATGCAAGAATATAAGTTTGAGATAAAGGGTCCTTGGGATGAGGCTAAGCTTTGCTTTGATATCACTGATTGA